Proteins found in one Oxyura jamaicensis isolate SHBP4307 breed ruddy duck unplaced genomic scaffold, BPBGC_Ojam_1.0 oxyUn_random_OJ72925, whole genome shotgun sequence genomic segment:
- the NAA20 gene encoding N-alpha-acetyltransferase 20 isoform X1, producing the protein MTSLRAFTCDDLFRFNNINLDPLTETVSFRCRRPRGRRPRGAPQYGIPFYLQYLAHWPEYFIVAEAPGGELMGYIMGKAEGSVAREEWHGHVTALSVAPEFRRLGLAAKLMELLEEISEKKGGFFVDLFVRVSNQVAVNMYKQLGYSVYRTVLEYYSASNGEPDEDAYDESNMKYKGCGQTATVVADFFSLAIDMRKALSRDTEKKSIIPLPHPVRPEDIE; encoded by the exons ATGACGTCGCTCCGCGCCTTCACCTGCGACGACCTGTTCCGCTTCAACAACAT CAACCTGGACCCGCTGACGGAGACCGTATCCTTCCGCTGCCGCCGGCCGCGCGGCAGGAGGCCTCGGGGGGC GCCGCAGTACGGGATCCCCTTCTACCTGCAGTACCTGGCGCACTGGCCCGAGTACTTCATCGTGGCGGAGGCGCCCGGCGGGGAGCTGATGGGTTACA TAATGGGTAAAGCAGAAGGCTCAGTGGCTAGGGAAGAATGGCACGGACACGTTACTGCTCTCTCTGTTGCACCAGAATTTCGACGGCTGGGTTTGGCTGCCAAGTTGATGGAACTATTGGAAGAAATCTCAGAAAA aaagggCGGATTTTTCGTTGATCTCTTTGTGAGAGTATCAAATCAGGTTGCAGTAAATATGTATAAGCAACTAGGCTACAGTGTGTACCGGACAGTGTTAGAGTACTATTCTGCTAGCAATGGAGAGCCTGATGAGGATGCTTATG ATGAAAGTAACATGAAATACAAGGGCTGTGGACAGACAGCTACAGTTGTTGCAGAT tttttttctcttgctataGATATGAGAAAAGCTCTTTCTAGAGATACGGAGAAGAAATCTATTATACCTCTTCCTCATCCTGTGAGACCAGAAGACATTGAGTAA
- the NAA20 gene encoding N-alpha-acetyltransferase 20 isoform X4 — protein MTSLRAFTCDDLFRFNNINLDPLTETYGIPFYLQYLAHWPEYFIVAEAPGGELMGYIMGKAEGSVAREEWHGHVTALSVAPEFRRLGLAAKLMELLEEISEKKGGFFVDLFVRVSNQVAVNMYKQLGYSVYRTVLEYYSASNGEPDEDAYDMRKALSRDTEKKSIIPLPHPVRPEDIE, from the exons ATGACGTCGCTCCGCGCCTTCACCTGCGACGACCTGTTCCGCTTCAACAACAT CAACCTGGACCCGCTGACGGAGACC TACGGGATCCCCTTCTACCTGCAGTACCTGGCGCACTGGCCCGAGTACTTCATCGTGGCGGAGGCGCCCGGCGGGGAGCTGATGGGTTACA TAATGGGTAAAGCAGAAGGCTCAGTGGCTAGGGAAGAATGGCACGGACACGTTACTGCTCTCTCTGTTGCACCAGAATTTCGACGGCTGGGTTTGGCTGCCAAGTTGATGGAACTATTGGAAGAAATCTCAGAAAA aaagggCGGATTTTTCGTTGATCTCTTTGTGAGAGTATCAAATCAGGTTGCAGTAAATATGTATAAGCAACTAGGCTACAGTGTGTACCGGACAGTGTTAGAGTACTATTCTGCTAGCAATGGAGAGCCTGATGAGGATGCTTATG ATATGAGAAAAGCTCTTTCTAGAGATACGGAGAAGAAATCTATTATACCTCTTCCTCATCCTGTGAGACCAGAAGACATTGAGTAA
- the NAA20 gene encoding N-alpha-acetyltransferase 20 isoform X3 has product MTSLRAFTCDDLFRFNNINLDPLTETVSFRCRRPRGRRPRGAPQYGIPFYLQYLAHWPEYFIVAEAPGGELMGYIMGKAEGSVAREEWHGHVTALSVAPEFRRLGLAAKLMELLEEISEKKGGFFVDLFVRVSNQVAVNMYKQLGYSVYRTVLEYYSASNGEPDEDAYDMRKALSRDTEKKSIIPLPHPVRPEDIE; this is encoded by the exons ATGACGTCGCTCCGCGCCTTCACCTGCGACGACCTGTTCCGCTTCAACAACAT CAACCTGGACCCGCTGACGGAGACCGTATCCTTCCGCTGCCGCCGGCCGCGCGGCAGGAGGCCTCGGGGGGC GCCGCAGTACGGGATCCCCTTCTACCTGCAGTACCTGGCGCACTGGCCCGAGTACTTCATCGTGGCGGAGGCGCCCGGCGGGGAGCTGATGGGTTACA TAATGGGTAAAGCAGAAGGCTCAGTGGCTAGGGAAGAATGGCACGGACACGTTACTGCTCTCTCTGTTGCACCAGAATTTCGACGGCTGGGTTTGGCTGCCAAGTTGATGGAACTATTGGAAGAAATCTCAGAAAA aaagggCGGATTTTTCGTTGATCTCTTTGTGAGAGTATCAAATCAGGTTGCAGTAAATATGTATAAGCAACTAGGCTACAGTGTGTACCGGACAGTGTTAGAGTACTATTCTGCTAGCAATGGAGAGCCTGATGAGGATGCTTATG ATATGAGAAAAGCTCTTTCTAGAGATACGGAGAAGAAATCTATTATACCTCTTCCTCATCCTGTGAGACCAGAAGACATTGAGTAA
- the NAA20 gene encoding N-alpha-acetyltransferase 20 isoform X2: protein MTSLRAFTCDDLFRFNNINLDPLTETYGIPFYLQYLAHWPEYFIVAEAPGGELMGYIMGKAEGSVAREEWHGHVTALSVAPEFRRLGLAAKLMELLEEISEKKGGFFVDLFVRVSNQVAVNMYKQLGYSVYRTVLEYYSASNGEPDEDAYDESNMKYKGCGQTATVVADFFSLAIDMRKALSRDTEKKSIIPLPHPVRPEDIE from the exons ATGACGTCGCTCCGCGCCTTCACCTGCGACGACCTGTTCCGCTTCAACAACAT CAACCTGGACCCGCTGACGGAGACC TACGGGATCCCCTTCTACCTGCAGTACCTGGCGCACTGGCCCGAGTACTTCATCGTGGCGGAGGCGCCCGGCGGGGAGCTGATGGGTTACA TAATGGGTAAAGCAGAAGGCTCAGTGGCTAGGGAAGAATGGCACGGACACGTTACTGCTCTCTCTGTTGCACCAGAATTTCGACGGCTGGGTTTGGCTGCCAAGTTGATGGAACTATTGGAAGAAATCTCAGAAAA aaagggCGGATTTTTCGTTGATCTCTTTGTGAGAGTATCAAATCAGGTTGCAGTAAATATGTATAAGCAACTAGGCTACAGTGTGTACCGGACAGTGTTAGAGTACTATTCTGCTAGCAATGGAGAGCCTGATGAGGATGCTTATG ATGAAAGTAACATGAAATACAAGGGCTGTGGACAGACAGCTACAGTTGTTGCAGAT tttttttctcttgctataGATATGAGAAAAGCTCTTTCTAGAGATACGGAGAAGAAATCTATTATACCTCTTCCTCATCCTGTGAGACCAGAAGACATTGAGTAA